The Culex pipiens pallens isolate TS unplaced genomic scaffold, TS_CPP_V2 Cpp_Un0113, whole genome shotgun sequence genomic interval TTCTAATGCTAGTCTTAACATCTATATCACATTTACTTAGAGTACTTAAATTATCTACTACCGATGATACTTCACTAGGATGTTTCTGAATGAATGGGTCAGTCTGATCATCTTCACGGGTGGTGTTTGTCGTGGTGCTGCTGGTACTTGGTAGTGATAGTGCCGGGCCAGGTAAGGGTGGAGGAGTGGCCACTTTCTTCGAAACATCAACCACTTCCGGCTTGCCGCACTTGTCCATTGGTTCTTCTTCCTCCTCGACCGATTCCAGCTCTGTCTTGCTAGCACTGGGCGACAGGCTCGTTCCACAGGTCATGTTGGagctgctggcaacactggtaCTGCTACCGCTGGTCAAACTACTGCTGCTTCCATTAACCGCCGTTGTAGACGACGAGGACGTCGGGAGCGACGTGTCAATGCTACTGCTGCTACTACTGACGACCACCGTGGACGACGTTGCCGTTGCGGTCGCAGTCGGCATGGACATGGCCGATGTAAACGTGGACGGTTTGCCACAACCGGCGGCAGCGGCCGCAGCCGCAGCAGCTGCTGCCGCCGCCGAACGTTCCGCCTGGTCACGTTGGATGTTGGTGCCCTTGTTCGAGCGCCACTCGTAAAACAGCATGTACGCCGAGTTGGTTTTCTCGAAGCTAAAGTCCAGATATTTCTCCGTGACCGAATCGTACGTTTTGCTCTGAAAGGGAGATTTTAGAATTAAGATTAAATCGAACAAGAACGAATCACAGAAAGACTGACAACTCACCGTCATCTCACCGCCGAAGCACTCCGCCGCAATCTGGGACGGGTCGAACAGTTTCACCTCGGCGTCGTTAAACAGGAACCAGCGCTCCTGGTGGTTCGGATTGCTGTCCTCGTTGCGCTCCTTGATGAAGCTGTAGTAGTGGCCACCGTCGGCGTTCCCCGTGTGTACCGTCACCCCGACCAGGTCGTACTCGTAGTGCTCGTTGAAATCCTCCGAGTCTTCCTCGTCCAGcgtctgctgctgcttctgcagTTCGGCTTTTTCCGCCGCTTCGGCTTTGCTCGACGTCGAAGACGAGGACGATGACGGGAGTTGCTGCTCCTGCTGGCCGTCACTCGAACTGACCTTGTCATCCTTTCGGAGCGGGGCGTCGTCACCGCTAAACGGTAAACTGCCACCGCTGCCTCCTCCCTCGGAAGTGCTCGATTCGCTGACGTTTCGCGACGAAGATCTGCGCAATTCGGACTTGCGTTTCTCCTCCTGGTAGTGATGGGGCATCAGCGTCTTCTCGACGTACCCGCTCATGTCAAGTCGCATCGGGAAGCTAAAGTGCGTGTTGACCTTTTCCTTAAGCATCGTGACCATGTTGAACGTGTAGCGCATCGTGTTGAAGCAGAGAATCTGGGGGAGTTTCTTGAAGCAGGCTCGCTTCTCCGCGCGGACCTTTTTGCCGCACTGTGAGCACGTGTACATGTTGTCCCCTTCGAGGGTATCCTTGACGGTGACTTCGTCCAGCGATTCGTGCAGGTTGCGCATGTCCGCCACTTGGCACCGCACCGTGTAAAACTCCTCGAGCGTTCGGCTGACGTGGCCGCAGTCCTAGAATGAGATCAAAACAGACAGTAAGTAACGCACGAAGGGATGAGCTTTCCTAACTCCACTCCACTCCACTCAGCTTTAGTAAAACTCACTAAGGACACCACATTGTTGCTGATGACTCCGCAAAACACTCGCTTGACCAGCGTCTTCAGCTCCGGCGTCATCTCCTCCAGTTTGGAGACCAAATCGATGAAGAACTCGGCCATGTCCTTCTGCTCGCCCGTGTTGAGCGGCTGGTGGTCCATTTGGTAGACCCGGCAGAAGGATCGCGGACAGTACGCCTTGCGTTCGGATTCCATAAGGTAGGCGAACATCCGCTGCAGTTCGTACAGGGTTGCTTTGTGCTTTTGCGGGTCCGTTGAGATGGACAGGATGGCATCGCGCGTTTGGGGTGTCATGAAGAGGTGCTGGATACAGGACGCCATGTAGCAGGTCGCGCCCAGATTGGTAAGTCCAACGTAGCCACACTCGGAACGGCCCTCATCCCGTGGCCAGTAGTCCCAAGGGTACGGTGAGTGGGGTCCAGCTCGGTGCTGTTGCATCAACTTGCCGTGTAGCAGCAGGTAATTCTTGGGGGCATTCTTGCACATTTCCACCAACAGATCGTACGCCGCGGCTCGAGCTCCGTGACTTTTGCATTTCGGTTTGTCCCGATCGTCCGGCGAGGGCAACTCGAACAGCGATTGGAATATCTTGCCGATAAACTGCTGACCTTCTTCGGTGAACTTGAACTGCGGATCGAACTTGACCAGATTGGCCATCAAATTGAGCAGACCAAACAAGCCATCATCCGGACTACCGTGGCGACTTTCGAGGTAGTCTCGATCGAGAATGCTCTTGGACACCTGTCGACACATGGATTCTATCCCGATCGAACCGGGAGTCGCTGGCTTACGGCTGAGTTCTCCTCCGCAATCTTTAACCAGCTCGGGAGACAACGAGTCTACCAATCGACACAACAGCCAGAAATAGTCTCGACACGCCGGTCCATACGGTTCTTTGCCCTCGTCCGGGGATAAATGGTACGCTTGGTGTTGGGGACGCATCTTCTCTGCTAGTGGTAGCAACGCAACCAGCTTTGAAAGCAGCGGAGCCATCAATTCATAATAGGTCTGAGCATTGCCCAGACACATCCGGTACAGTGCTGCGCAGGCCTCTCTCCGTACCGCCGGTTCCGGATCGTCCAGAATTAACCGTTGCACCCAAGCCAAGTTGGCGTCAATCTTCCACAACGTCGACCGCACCTCCGGCAGAGAGTGGGCGTAGCACACCAGCAAGTTCATCGCGTAATGTATCACTTGGGCTCGCCCAAACAGACCCGTCTTGAAGTGGTGTGGACTCAACGGTTGAGCCTCCTCGTTCAAAATACCCGCTATCCGCTCCAGCGTTGGCTGCACCTCCATCAGGGCCAGCGTGTGCCGGTTCAGCTTCGGAATGATGATCGCATTTTCGTTCTCCGGCCGGAACTCTTCCATCCCGAGCAGACACAGAATTCGGAGCAAACTGGCCAGACAGTCGTGGCGCCACTCGTTCAGATCGTCACCGTCCTTGCCGCCGCCGCTGGATTGTTTCTGTAGCACACCGGAAACGAAGATCCGGTACAGGTGCGCTAGGCCGCCACACTTGACAAACTGCTCGCTCCACTCGAGGGACGCAATCGCGGGGCTTGCCAACTTGGGAGGTGGCTGCTGGTGGATCGTCGGTGGAGATTTCTGCTCCGGAACACAGCGATTGTCCGACTCCACGCTCACATTCAGCTCGTCTTCGTCCTTAACCTCCCGCCTCTGGTCAGCACATTCCGTTGACTCACTACAAGCCTCGCCGCTCTTGTTCTCCTTGTTGTCCATCTCACCAGAACTTCCCGCCTTCGGTTCTCCAATATCCGTCTCCGTATCGCATCGTCTATCCTTCTTGCCCGGTGAAGTTCCGCTGACCATCGTGGTCGCCGACAGGTTGCTATTGCTTACGCCCAGCACTTGCTGCTTGGCCGCCAGCTGTTTCTGGTTCTGTTGCATCTTGAGCGATTTGGACGTGCTAATTTTGAGCTTCAGTTGGTTCTTCACCGAAAGGCTTTTGGCGGCGCTCGGGCCGACGATGGCTTGCCGTGATCCGCCGGGCATTCCGGAGGTGGCCGCGATGGGAACGCCAATTGAGGCGGTTGGGACGACGGGTCCACCGCTGCTACTTCCTCCGGGACTGCTACAGCAGCTGCCCATAAACTTGGACTTGCAAAGGCTTTCGACGATGTGCAGCGAGTACATGAATTTCTGCAGGTTGTGCGGGTCGAGGATCTCTTCGAGCGTGTACCGGCGCGAGTCCGGAGATTCCGGTTCGAGTGGTGGTGGTTCTGGGGTGGAGTTGGCGAAGGTTAGATTTTTGAGCGTGTTGAAGAAGGTGGGCGCAGTCGGAAGCATAGCCAGGATGTCCCAAACACGCCGAGAGAGCAGTTGTGCCTTGGTGTTGGGAATGATGCGACCTCCGGGGCCGATCAGCTTCATGTCGCCGAGGGTTTGCATCAACTTGAAGAGCTGCTCAAAGTGAGGActtcgcagcagcagcaacgtcGGTAGACAGTCTTTCGGTGGCGGTGGCAGCATCGAAGGATGATCGTGATGTTCTCGGCGGCCTCGGCCTCCGCGGCTTCCCATCGACACGTACACCATCTGGTTGTCCTTGAAGCCCACATCCGCCAGACTTCGTTCATCGTACTCGGCGGTGATTTCCTGACCCTGGGTTATGATCCGGAGTGGACCTTCGCTAAGTAGCAGACCCAACACAGCTCCGGTGCCACCGGTTCGAGCCGCTGTTTCGTTGTGAGCTGTTTTGACCGCTCCCTGGATCGATTCCCACCATTTGGCGATTTCGGCCTTCAAATCCGCGACCAAATCGGTCGAGTGCAGGTGAAGAAGAGATTTTTCCGGCACACCCGCAGGTTGCAGCACAATACGAATTGGCGGACCCGGTCCTTCGTTGCGAAGTGCACTGTGCGATGCGACCTCTTTGCCCTCGAGAGCCCACCGTCGGAGATGGTACGCGTACCTCCGTCGGAACGTCTCCAGGTGAGTGTTGAGCAGCATTAGGGCACGTTGAACGCACATCAACGCATTCTCCGAGCCCGGACCTTGCCTCAGCAGTTCTTCGACGGCCTGCGTCAGATGGTTCATACACTGGGCCACAAACTGGTTCTCGTATTTGAGCTGTTTCTCCATGTAGTACGTGTTGATGTATTGGATGGCGGTCAACGAAACGTCCGTGTTGTTCGCTCGCAGTGCAATCTTCCACAGATGCTCCATTCCGACCGAATCACTCGCCTCCTGACCTTCACTCGGGTGAGCAATGATATCTTCCCGTCCCAACATAAACAACTGCTGAAACAGGCCCAGCGCAACCATGGAGATTCCTTCCGGTTTCAGTTCTGACAATCGCTTCAAGTACAAATGCTGAATGGCGTTGATTCCAAGCGCGTGGGTGTCTCCACCCTTGACCTGTCCTTGCAGCCAGGCAAACAGGCAATCGCTGCACTCGGGATCGTTCGCGAGGCAGGTCCACAGTGTGTCCACTTGGCCAAGTGCCAGCTTGAAACTGCGCGGTGACCCAACGTCACTAAATACCGACGACAGGAACTGCAGCCGGACCTGAATCTGAGTCACGTGCGAGTACAGCATTCCGCCGGATCCACGCACGGCATAGCCACTGGTCGTGTAATGCTTCAAATTGTTAAAGAAGTGATGCATCATCCGGTGATGACGTTCTGCCCAGAGCACCACCTGGTGTGTGGTCACGTCCCGAAACTGCTGGAACGACGCAAACAGCTTGGGCAACAGTCGCAAGCTCGTCACTACGCTGCGATTCTCCGCCAAGTTCTGCAGACATCCCTCGATGAAGCGCGTCCGAATGATTTTGTCCGTGTGGAAGCAGAGAAGTGTTCCGAGGACCTTCTCCGCCTCCAGCGCCAACGACTCGCCCAGCTGTCCAATCTTGTCATCCTGCAGCAGATCCCATAGCAGCGTATTTCCCGGCTGGCAAACGTCCGGAAAGCGAAAACTCGGCGATGTTGGTGCACCAAGACCTCCGGCTGCCGCTGCCGCTGCGGCCGCCGCCAGCATTTCCTTCGTTGGGATCTGCTGCGGTGGAGTTGTTTTGCTCGTCGGGGTGAGCTTGCCTTTGCCGCCGGAGGATGACGTAGGCGTTCCGCCACTACTGCACGACGCACTCGGGGTCATCGTGGACGACAGCCGATCGTGGTGAGCTCGAGTCAGCGTAATGTTCGGCGTGTTTGTTCGCTGCTGAGGCTGCTGCTGCGGGGACATTCCCGTTCCGAGCGAGCGTGGTCTGGGCAGTGGAAACTGTTGCTGATGCAAGCACTGGGCTCTGGCAGCGAGTTCTACCAGTTCCTCCTCACACGGCGAATCTTCATCGTCAAAATCGCCCATATTCTTCTCGGATTTGTTGCTCAATGGTGACGAACAGCTGCCGTCGTTTTCGGTGGCGTTCAAAAAGTTGATCAAATGTCCTTCGGCCATCGCACCCATAAAGGGTGGAACATCGTCCACCGGCCCGATGCTACCGGACGGCCCAGCCCCACTGGGACCGGCCATCGGTCCCGGTCCAACTCCCGCCCCAGCCATGTGCCTCAGCACCGAACTCTGGTGGTGCAGATTCGACTCGCTGCAGTCGCTGTCCGGCAGCATCGCCGCCAGGTCACTGTCCTCCACGTCCGACACGCTGGCCATCTCCTGCAGTTCCTTTCGCGTCAACCCGCTGATCTTTTTGCGCTTCTTTCGCAGCATCTTTTTCCTCATCGCGGAAAACGCTTCGCTCATGCCGAGCCCGAGCCCATCCTCTTCCtcctcgtcgtcatcgtcgtcgtcgtcactgcTGGTGCCAACCACGTTGGAGGAGGCCGCTCCGGACACACCCGGCATTGACGGGAAGCCCGAGGATGACGAAGCAGCGGCGGCCATCGAGCGGTTCATCAGCGGAATGCGCCTGGAAATTTAGAggggaaaaagttgttcggttAGGACAGTCTCGTAGGTCTACAAGGATGACGACTTACATTTTCTCCTTCAATCGCTGGTCTACGTTGTAAATGCCCGGTTCTACTTTCATGTTATctgcaaatgaaaattaaaagatttgATCGAGTTTAATCAGTTCGGTTGACAACCAGAATACAATCTGATAATTACAAGTATGATGTAATCTTGACAACAATGTCGTAGATTCtgtaggggagctgggggtaagacggccaggcggggtaagacggccaccccactgttttactaagtatactaatgaatattactaaaatgtttagcaatactgttcctcatgctaaataatgcatatggagtcacctttgccaaaaatattgtttgaaatagtataaaaatagctcaaaataaacaaataatttttgaacttgaaactggatgtaattttcatgaattacaacttaggcatttttgttagataacaatatgttttcctgtcttcaaatattttttcatgttaaattgaagttttccctagattatgtccctcgaaaaagtttagaaaatgcgatgagctatttacaaaaattgtttaaaaaaataatttatttgggggcaagacggccacctcctccgggggtaagacggccacccgtaatttgtagattttaattgatataggttatatttttgacggtttttgactattatgacatatttgtagataaggaaaagcattttcaataaaactatccatttttaatcaaaatgctgttaactaccgtttcgacaacattctttactgtgatatagcaaaactcattgaatagtatgaaatcctatcaaacttttcataaaaatcgctaatttaatattgtttacataattttgatttacttattctaatcaaaatacacaaactaattattttgcatcaaattgtgtttgttttgtagtaaaaattcacagtttttcataaaatgtggtcgcaataatatgaaattcactgagccaaaatatgaaaatttttaaacagcatttttcttcacatttgaaacctgattttttcaaccaaaatagttatgatgttcagagaagtctgttcaaccaacCTTGTAGgaatttgggtggatttagcaaagttattaagttaatttatagcactggccgtcttaccccacatgggtggccgtcttaccccgcgtatttcatatatatacgatttcaattatttttttaaaattcctgaaaagtattgaaaattggtttttagactaactaatttatgtcatttctataatggactagtagtagaacaatatgtacgtaatttgaga includes:
- the LOC120423818 gene encoding ubiquitin carboxyl-terminal hydrolase puf produces the protein MCDVCAGFLNLLGSYESRLASNESEHPVFLSKREIEVVIGYIQCWPVRQCMCCYRDPKNFERFNLVVQALVYFTVYQLKNIRGLLEREEKRCAAAAAAAAALATAAVVPGKDGEDGGKEETTEVAPPVVEEQLPAPRKDAGGSPVLEDCWTLLDMEKLLLLSSKAFLLNFPLYVAYKHGVHARMDEISPQEAQSLSIFCDLHDNEIPAFLLRNVSLFCTSGGFDAMMASFDSPNLPVPIAHAITAAISNLKLWINYRSIIQLFIPIRVKILQYMCKLSDQDLRSPATKAMADFMWTAIKDPLDSQITFDTEGLALAFKYFTSSTLTMRLAGMAQINAHINLFNEICTTETVAEVEVVGQKLADWLTENQIISHLFGPNLHVEVIKQSHIVLNFLAVENQITEEHISLIWQAAQLKHCSKPIYDILPSLVKNLAPRPASHLYSLLSALDPREHTEQSIYIASALTKLIWARDCSRLTLMDLAKNNVLREAAVAAAAAAAAAREAAELPSSSENSVSVDGSNSEDEPQEEDSSDPEHAAAMAAAAAKANAARHAARVALAVPSSMPGPSTQLLKSNAPAAATTSAGPSTAPIPAMVAAASMMDATDESDSGVAVPPPCKQPRHKNCCDGTTGEDNMKVEPGIYNVDQRLKEKMRIPLMNRSMAAAASSSSGFPSMPGVSGAASSNVVGTSSDDDDDDDEEEEDGLGLGMSEAFSAMRKKMLRKKRKKISGLTRKELQEMASVSDVEDSDLAAMLPDSDCSESNLHHQSSVLRHMAGAGVGPGPMAGPSGAGPSGSIGPVDDVPPFMGAMAEGHLINFLNATENDGSCSSPLSNKSEKNMGDFDDEDSPCEEELVELAARAQCLHQQQFPLPRPRSLGTGMSPQQQPQQRTNTPNITLTRAHHDRLSSTMTPSASCSSGGTPTSSSGGKGKLTPTSKTTPPQQIPTKEMLAAAAAAAAAGGLGAPTSPSFRFPDVCQPGNTLLWDLLQDDKIGQLGESLALEAEKVLGTLLCFHTDKIIRTRFIEGCLQNLAENRSVVTSLRLLPKLFASFQQFRDVTTHQVVLWAERHHRMMHHFFNNLKHYTTSGYAVRGSGGMLYSHVTQIQVRLQFLSSVFSDVGSPRSFKLALGQVDTLWTCLANDPECSDCLFAWLQGQVKGGDTHALGINAIQHLYLKRLSELKPEGISMVALGLFQQLFMLGREDIIAHPSEGQEASDSVGMEHLWKIALRANNTDVSLTAIQYINTYYMEKQLKYENQFVAQCMNHLTQAVEELLRQGPGSENALMCVQRALMLLNTHLETFRRRYAYHLRRWALEGKEVASHSALRNEGPGPPIRIVLQPAGVPEKSLLHLHSTDLVADLKAEIAKWWESIQGAVKTAHNETAARTGGTGAVLGLLLSEGPLRIITQGQEITAEYDERSLADVGFKDNQMVYVSMGSRGGRGRREHHDHPSMLPPPPKDCLPTLLLLRSPHFEQLFKLMQTLGDMKLIGPGGRIIPNTKAQLLSRRVWDILAMLPTAPTFFNTLKNLTFANSTPEPPPLEPESPDSRRYTLEEILDPHNLQKFMYSLHIVESLCKSKFMGSCCSSPGGSSSGGPVVPTASIGVPIAATSGMPGGSRQAIVGPSAAKSLSVKNQLKLKISTSKSLKMQQNQKQLAAKQQVLGVSNSNLSATTMVSGTSPGKKDRRCDTETDIGEPKAGSSGEMDNKENKSGEACSESTECADQRREVKDEDELNVSVESDNRCVPEQKSPPTIHQQPPPKLASPAIASLEWSEQFVKCGGLAHLYRIFVSGVLQKQSSGGGKDGDDLNEWRHDCLASLLRILCLLGMEEFRPENENAIIIPKLNRHTLALMEVQPTLERIAGILNEEAQPLSPHHFKTGLFGRAQVIHYAMNLLVCYAHSLPEVRSTLWKIDANLAWVQRLILDDPEPAVRREACAALYRMCLGNAQTYYELMAPLLSKLVALLPLAEKMRPQHQAYHLSPDEGKEPYGPACRDYFWLLCRLVDSLSPELVKDCGGELSRKPATPGSIGIESMCRQVSKSILDRDYLESRHGSPDDGLFGLLNLMANLVKFDPQFKFTEEGQQFIGKIFQSLFELPSPDDRDKPKCKSHGARAAAYDLLVEMCKNAPKNYLLLHGKLMQQHRAGPHSPYPWDYWPRDEGRSECGYVGLTNLGATCYMASCIQHLFMTPQTRDAILSISTDPQKHKATLYELQRMFAYLMESERKAYCPRSFCRVYQMDHQPLNTGEQKDMAEFFIDLVSKLEEMTPELKTLVKRVFCGVISNNVVSLDCGHVSRTLEEFYTVRCQVADMRNLHESLDEVTVKDTLEGDNMYTCSQCGKKVRAEKRACFKKLPQILCFNTMRYTFNMVTMLKEKVNTHFSFPMRLDMSGYVEKTLMPHHYQEEKRKSELRRSSSRNVSESSTSEGGGSGGSLPFSGDDAPLRKDDKVSSSDGQQEQQLPSSSSSSTSSKAEAAEKAELQKQQQTLDEEDSEDFNEHYEYDLVGVTVHTGNADGGHYYSFIKERNEDSNPNHQERWFLFNDAEVKLFDPSQIAAECFGGEMTSKTYDSVTEKYLDFSFEKTNSAYMLFYEWRSNKGTNIQRDQAERSAAAAAAAAAAAAAGCGKPSTFTSAMSMPTATATATSSTVVVSSSSSSIDTSLPTSSSSTTAVNGSSSSLTSGSSTSVASSSNMTCGTSLSPSASKTELESVEEEEEPMDKCGKPEVVDVSKKVATPPPLPGPALSLPSTSSTTTNTTREDDQTDPFIQKHPSEVSSVVDNLSTLSKCDIDVKTSIRSTAAAAGLSLVTPPPPSPLAALQAQASSLSILPPSGPLLGPSMLPSPSYSSISSLSALTATAGGNVGLPLSAVVQQPTISSAALQPCSSSSSSSSTSSSSLGPLGLGLVVNRIGPPPKRKRKILSKELEEWIWQDNRHFLQDRNIFEHTYFNFMWQICGHIPQTLLALPDITCIAAQLSVSFFIETFIHAKEKPTMVLWVELLTKQFNASQEACEWFLSHMSAEPWWPVQVLIQCPNQMVRQMFQRLVIHVIQRLRQCHSALYLKVESDEDGNEIIGNVSCVTRFIKSLIMLMEHGARAHLRHLSEFFGLLYEFSRMGEEEALFLLRINVIRSVADFYLGHKAAQDCIDTNSDNEDNSSDEALTVDKSRPASLDKMIALVASLVERSRGPDLRLHLSARDYNAIAGGKGFPFLYQQIKDNINPHQTRHLIHALCRCDERLAGQIIAMLFTAVTKHTELCGPFFKLLTLLTESTGGPSGLPCFSQLVLQRVWDAAEYCPQSALDWLAVQAPRNKIAHTWILQSAESWVETFLLAHNNARVRNAAAYLLVALVPSQNFRTNYRATSHHKLTMHASSQHREISCEAQLILHTILNLLLRLLRSARNYTDISVHGTTKLTAYFNLMTYCLVSKTEKLMLGPHLRALWELFHPRLSEPSVPAHHNKQSLLAFWYQATIDCPENALLVANCPDITRNIAFNYILADHDDSEIVTYNRAMLPVYYGLLRMCCQQSRLLTRQLAAHQNLQWAFKNITPHPTQYPLAVDELFRLMTLFAQRHADATEAEQREVTIFRRTTLTAYLNGLDARVSWGTLIAALRILVDNDDDRLFVVLNGGITLCFDALHTLHSMYHEATACHVFGDLQELLAEVILLVSTLRASCREQKKRPPPALMKGLPDAVRRLATLLNTFNPPEMRNIALEVLKELVKCAPPEIISTVLVPLLTHCHTQNVSHPMGPLGSYFPRRGMKATWPPVSKSTPRPPRPMVQMNIPQSQICEKGLDKDFDLALELFYRPYHEFLDIMFRVAVTSNQFTEALVHLSLLTGIESVVLHFNIFAKFWVGIFNNKTTNRYELKTL